A single window of Rhodamnia argentea isolate NSW1041297 chromosome 5, ASM2092103v1, whole genome shotgun sequence DNA harbors:
- the LOC115737163 gene encoding thioredoxin M3, chloroplastic-like, with amino-acid sequence MVTASVMPSSSSSAASLCSPRSCLGSLPRPAIPPPRRSPNSIPPGVSFPLTSPSQLGLRASRAPPSRSPVLSSARQLKAEVVTKDSWHELIVNSEGPVLVEFYASWCGPCRMVHRIIDEIAEEYAGKIRCFLLNADNDLDIAEDYDIKAVPVVLIFKNGQKRESVVGTMPKDFYVAAIQRVIDF; translated from the exons ATGGTGACCGCCTCCGTGAtgccctcttcctcttcctccgccGCTTCCTTGTGCTCTCCTCGCTCCTGCCTCGGAAGCTTACCCCGGCCCGCGATCCCCCCGCCGCGCCGCTCGCCGAACTCCATCCCTCCCGGCGTCTCCTTCCCTCTCACCTCGCCCTCCCAATTGGGGCTCAGGGCCTCCCGTGCTCCCCCTTCTCGCTCCCCCGTCCTCTCCTCCGCGCGCCAACTCAAGG CTGAAGTTGTTACGAAAGATTCGTGGCATGAGTTGATCGTAAACAGTGAAGGTCCTGTACTGGTTGAGTTCTATGCTAGTTGGTGCGGACCATGCAGGATGGTCCACCGGATCATAGATGAGATTGCAGAAGAGTATGCTGGGAAGATTAGATGTTTTTTACTGAACGCCGATAATGACCTTGATATTGCTGAGGACTATGATATCAAGGCTGTTCCGGTGGTCTTGATTTTTAAGAACGGACAGAAGCGTGAATCTGTTGTTGGTACCATGCCAAAGGATTTCTATGTTGCTGCAATACAGAGGGTAATAGACTTCTAA
- the LOC115737241 gene encoding probable receptor-like protein kinase At1g49730 — MMASHLAAPLLLSSLAFLLSRLPVAASECPLDLSRSNFTLVASLCSNKDDKAKCCRYINACVAVSIARYANRTSNLGVTSDLAEVCLHSISETLELYGVSRNATAFCGFGTKIPVSYECVGRTNVMQMLQSPGFGEVAMNCRVPLSAETDCRKCVNTGIVYLHHVVGTDDNITFSTCRDATFAALASQVDDISSVNMATCFFGVEGLSTLPVSNSSQPSDSPKASPSPLVAASPGQLILGVPLNETHHPYHLTLVPGVGIGVTVVAVLMLVVLVFLIRRKSRELEDSEAMDMTSSKVFPPPHSMKKFQDGQSLMFRKFSYKETKKATDNFYSVVGQGGFGTVYKAQFSDGLVVAVKRMNKVSEQGEDDFCREIELLARLHHRHLVALRGFCIEKRERFLMYEYMANGSLKDHLHAPNKNPLSWQTRIQIAIDVANALEYLHFYCDPPLCHRDIKSSNILVDENFVAKVADFGLAHASKDGSICFEPVNTDVRGTPGYMDPEYVITQELTEKSDVYSYGVLLLEMVTARRAVQDGKNLVEWSQTYLTSALRIPELVDPRIKDAFDFDQLQTVVSIIQWCTQPEGRARPSVKQILRLLYETSDPVHSGILQADEDGEFGGCAGRGRASKGKLHKNDAVFYSSDVRCLASSSSTSRSHGSRSFLLETGSPQSPPNMLSL, encoded by the exons ATGATGGCGTCGCACCTCGCTGCTCCCCTCTTGCTCAGCTCTCTCGCCTTCCTCCTTTCGCGGCTCCCGGTGGCAGCGTCGG AGTGCCCTTTGGACTTAAGCAGATCGAACTTTACGTTGGTGGCTTCTTTGTGCTCTAACAAGGACGACAAGGCTAAATGTTGCCGCTACATAAATGCATGCGTGGCAGTTTCCATCGCTCGATACGCGAACAGGACGAGCAATTTAGGGGTCACCTCCGATTTAGCTGAGGTCTGCCTACATTCGATATCAGAAACCTTGGAGCTGTATGGGGTGTCTAGGAATGCGACGGCATTCTGTGGCTTCGGGACGAAGATCCCCGTCTCCTATGAGTGCGTGGGCCGGacaaatgtgatgcaaatgctgCAGTCCCCGGGGTTTGGGGAAGTGGCCATGAATTGCAGAGTGCCACTTTCAGCAGAAACCGATTGCAGAAAGTGTGTAAATACTGGCATCGTGTACCTTCATCATGTTGTAGGAACGGATGACAATATTACTTTCAGCACTTGCCGAGATGCAACGTTCGCTGCCCTCGCAAGTCAAGTTGATGATATATCTTCGGTCAACATGGCCACTTGTTTCTTTGGCGTTGAAGGGCTAAGTACTCTACCTG TTTCCAATTCATCCCAACCGTCAGACTCTCCTAAAGCTTCTCCAAGTCCTTTGGTTGCTGCTAGCCCGGGTCAACTGATACTCGGTGTGCCTTTGAATGAGACCCACCACCCCTACCACCTGACACTAGTTCCAGGTGTTGGCATTGGTGTTACAGTAGTGGCTGTTTTGATGCTGGTTGTGTTGGTATTTCTGATTCGTAGGAAAAGCAGAGAGCTAGAGGACTCTGAGGCTATGGATATGACGTCTTCAAAGGTCTTCCCTCCTCCTCATTCTATGAAAAAGTTTCAGGATG GTCAGTCATTGATGTTTCGGAAATTCAGTTATAAGGAGACCAAGAAGGCGACAGATAATTTTTACTCCGTCGTTGGACAAGGGGGATTTGGAACTGTTTACAAAGCGCAATTTAGTGATGGTTTAGTGGTCGCAGTAAAGCGGATGAACAAAGTCTCAGAACAAGGGGAGGACGATTTCTGCAGGGAAATAGAGCTTCTTGCTAGGCTTCATCATCGTCATCTAGTTGCTCTTAGAGGATTTTGTATTGAGAAGCGTGAAAG GTTTCTTATGTATGAATACATGGCAAATGGAAGCTTGAAAGATCATCTTCACG CACCTAACAAAAATCCTCTGAGTTGGCAGACGAGGATTCAAATAGCTATTGATGTGGCTAATGCTTTG GAGTATCTCCATTTCTATTGTGATCCTCCCTTGTGTCACAGAGACATTAAGTCAAGCAACATTTTAGTCGATGAGAATTTTGTTGCCAAG GTTGCTGATTTTGGTCTCGCACATGCTTCAAAAGATGGCTCAATTTGCTTTGAACCAGTAAATACTGATGTACGAGGAACTCCAG GTTACATGGATCCTGAGTATGTAATCACTCAGGAGCTCACGGAGAAGAGCGATGTCTACAGCTATGGCGTGCTGCTGTTAGAGATGGTAACAGCAAGACGGGCTGTACAAGATGGCAAGAATTTAGTGGAATGGTCTCAAACATATCTGACATCAGCTTTGAGAATACCTGAGCTTGTGGACCCCAGAATTAAGGATGCCTTCGATTTCGACCAGCTTCAAACTGTAGTGAGTATTATACAATGGTGCACTCAGCCGGAAGGACGGGCTAGGCCTTCAGTTAAACAGATTCTTAGGCTTCTATACGAGACTTCAGATCCTGTCCATAGCGGGATTTTGCAAGCCGATGAAGACGGAGAGTTTGGGGGATGTGCAGGTCGGGGAAGAGCGAGTAAAGGGAAATTGCATAAGAATGATGCCGTTTTTTACAGCAGCGATGTCAGATGTCTAGCCTCTTCTTCTAGTACATCTAGGTCACATGGTAGTAGAAGCTTTTTGCTTGAAACCGGGTCCCCACAATCTCCTCCTAATATGCTTTCACTGTGA